A single region of the Gilliamella apis genome encodes:
- a CDS encoding MFS transporter, translated as MNNIEDKTIPKGRWKHIIPATILVYIVAYMDRTNIAIGIAGGMNKDLGMTASFAGLVAGIFFIGYIFLQIPGGQIAERYSAKKFIAWTIVVWGGFAAITGFVRDPIQLLIIRFILGVAEGGVYPAILALIGHWFPNHERARAIAFFQMNLAAASIITGPLSGWLIEAWGWREMFIIEGIISLALLFVWMPLVSDYPHQAKWLDQRELNWLNQQFEEDKALIKLDDKASVKTVLSSINLWKLVAIYFFFQIGFYGFALWMPMLIKQLTGSGMSIVGLLTAAPYILCIFGQYYIAKLCDQTMNRRLYTAIPMIGFAICLTLSILLENNTWLAYGMMVLCGFFLQAYAGPFWTLPPLLFPSNVLGGVRGTINALGNLGGFIGPYLVGLLTVTVSKNAGLYTLVGALIIAIILLFTLPAITAKPTK; from the coding sequence ATGAATAATATTGAAGATAAAACAATTCCCAAAGGTCGTTGGAAACATATAATTCCGGCCACTATTCTTGTCTATATAGTGGCATATATGGACAGAACCAATATAGCTATTGGTATTGCCGGAGGAATGAATAAAGATTTGGGCATGACCGCATCCTTTGCTGGGCTCGTCGCAGGGATATTTTTTATTGGTTATATCTTTTTACAAATACCTGGCGGTCAAATTGCTGAACGCTATAGCGCAAAAAAATTTATTGCATGGACAATTGTTGTTTGGGGGGGCTTTGCTGCCATCACAGGGTTTGTTCGAGATCCTATTCAACTACTTATTATACGCTTTATCCTCGGTGTCGCTGAAGGTGGCGTTTATCCAGCTATTTTAGCACTCATTGGTCATTGGTTCCCTAACCATGAAAGAGCGAGAGCAATTGCATTTTTCCAAATGAATTTAGCTGCTGCTTCTATTATTACAGGTCCTCTATCTGGCTGGTTAATTGAAGCTTGGGGATGGAGAGAAATGTTTATAATTGAAGGAATTATATCTTTAGCATTGCTCTTCGTTTGGATGCCTCTAGTTTCTGACTACCCTCATCAAGCTAAATGGCTCGATCAAAGAGAATTAAATTGGTTAAATCAACAGTTTGAAGAAGATAAAGCACTTATAAAATTAGATGATAAAGCGAGTGTAAAAACAGTATTAAGCAGTATCAACTTATGGAAACTTGTTGCTATCTATTTCTTCTTCCAAATTGGTTTCTATGGTTTTGCACTTTGGATGCCAATGTTAATTAAACAATTAACTGGAAGTGGTATGTCTATTGTCGGCCTTTTAACTGCAGCACCATACATTCTTTGCATTTTTGGGCAATATTATATTGCTAAATTATGTGACCAAACCATGAATCGTAGATTATATACCGCAATTCCAATGATTGGTTTCGCTATCTGTTTAACTTTATCAATATTATTAGAAAACAACACATGGCTTGCATATGGAATGATGGTTCTATGTGGCTTTTTCCTACAAGCATACGCAGGGCCATTTTGGACTTTACCACCATTATTATTCCCATCAAATGTTTTAGGTGGCGTCCGAGGAACAATCAATGCTCTAGGCAATTTAGGAGGATTTATTGGACCGTACCTTGTTGGTTTATTAACCGTTACAGTAAGTAAAAATGCAGGATTATATACCTTGGTTGGCGCATTAATCATTGCAATCATTTTATTGTTCACTTTACCAGCAATAACAGCAAAACCAACAAAATAA
- a CDS encoding dihydrodipicolinate synthase family protein produces the protein MNLEKFKGIFPPVPTIVNKKGELDKKGMGKLLDHLIDNEADGVLILGSGGEFCHMPPKLRYEVAEFAVNYINKRIPVMLGISSPSTAETIQYGKHAAQIGADAVLVVNPYYALLNSDAIYNHYKTVAENIDIPVLLYNFPALTGQDIGIDVITRLAKDLPNIIGLKDTIDNISHTREVINRVHAFRPDFIIFSGFDEYMLDTLILGGHGGIPATFNFAPKITKGIYKAFIKKDYEKAFKLQRQLAKLMPVYAIESPFFGVIKQAIKLSGVDISTEVLAPVEKLPKHKKDLLLQVLKSAQIPIKNK, from the coding sequence ATGAATTTAGAAAAATTTAAAGGTATATTCCCTCCAGTCCCTACTATCGTTAATAAAAAAGGGGAACTAGATAAAAAAGGAATGGGCAAATTATTAGATCATCTAATCGATAACGAAGCTGATGGTGTTTTGATTCTAGGTAGTGGTGGTGAGTTCTGCCATATGCCGCCTAAGTTGCGATATGAAGTTGCTGAATTCGCAGTAAATTATATCAATAAACGTATTCCAGTTATGCTTGGCATATCAAGCCCAAGCACTGCTGAGACGATTCAATATGGCAAACATGCAGCCCAAATTGGTGCTGATGCAGTTTTAGTTGTTAATCCTTATTATGCTTTATTAAATAGTGATGCGATTTATAACCATTATAAAACTGTTGCTGAAAATATCGATATCCCTGTTCTACTTTACAATTTTCCGGCATTAACCGGTCAAGATATAGGTATTGATGTTATTACAAGACTGGCAAAGGATTTGCCAAATATTATTGGTTTGAAAGATACTATTGATAATATCAGCCATACCCGAGAAGTCATCAACAGAGTTCACGCCTTCCGTCCAGATTTTATCATTTTCAGTGGCTTTGATGAATATATGTTAGACACCCTTATTCTTGGCGGCCACGGTGGTATTCCTGCAACCTTTAATTTTGCACCCAAAATTACTAAAGGAATTTATAAAGCTTTCATTAAAAAAGATTATGAAAAAGCATTCAAATTACAACGTCAACTTGCAAAATTAATGCCTGTCTATGCCATTGAATCACCTTTCTTTGGCGTAATCAAACAAGCAATAAAACTTTCTGGCGTCGATATTTCGACGGAAGTTTTAGCTCCAGTAGAAAAGCTACCAAAACATAAAAAAGACTTATTACTTCAAGTTTTAAAGTCAGCTCAAATACCTATTAAAAATAAATAA
- a CDS encoding iron-containing alcohol dehydrogenase — protein sequence MIYYIPPVNLLGKGCLSELGVPVKKLNCQKAFVVSDKFLVGNGTVDRVVDILAKEGIESVIFYDVKPNPTVANVENALKLCQESNCDFIVSIGGGSPQDCGKAVAVLATNGGKITDYEGMHKSKHKCLPIVAIATTAGTSAEVTINYVITDESRHVKMIMVDPNTLASITVSDPDLMISKPANLTAATGMDALTHAIEAVVAKGAMDVTDSTALYAIGQTFKYLARAVKNGNDIEAREQMSYACFLNGIAFSNAGLGNVHAMAHQLGGLYDLPHGVCNAMLLSVVEEENAKHAPEKFRVIAETIGLETKNKTDQECVDYVIKRIKDLAQEVGIPKSLKEIGVDNPDFELLAENSMKDACAGANPVFFDKQKLIELFKKIA from the coding sequence ATGATTTATTACATTCCGCCGGTTAATTTATTAGGTAAAGGATGCTTATCTGAGTTAGGTGTACCAGTTAAAAAACTTAATTGTCAGAAAGCATTTGTTGTTAGTGATAAGTTTTTAGTGGGCAATGGTACTGTAGATAGAGTAGTAGATATCTTAGCAAAAGAGGGCATTGAATCGGTTATTTTTTACGATGTAAAACCGAATCCAACCGTTGCTAATGTTGAAAATGCACTAAAATTATGTCAAGAATCTAACTGTGATTTTATTGTCTCTATTGGTGGTGGATCACCTCAGGACTGTGGTAAAGCAGTTGCTGTGTTAGCGACAAATGGCGGTAAAATTACTGACTATGAAGGGATGCATAAAAGTAAACATAAATGCTTACCAATTGTGGCAATAGCAACAACAGCCGGTACCTCTGCTGAGGTGACGATCAACTATGTTATTACCGATGAAAGTAGACATGTAAAAATGATTATGGTTGATCCGAATACATTGGCGTCAATAACGGTTAGTGATCCTGATTTAATGATCTCAAAACCAGCCAATTTAACTGCGGCAACAGGTATGGATGCATTAACTCATGCTATTGAAGCTGTAGTGGCTAAAGGCGCGATGGATGTTACTGATTCAACCGCATTATATGCGATTGGTCAAACCTTTAAATATTTAGCTCGAGCGGTTAAAAATGGTAACGATATCGAAGCAAGAGAACAGATGAGTTATGCCTGTTTTTTAAATGGGATTGCATTTAGTAATGCCGGTCTGGGTAATGTTCATGCTATGGCTCATCAACTAGGTGGTCTTTATGATTTACCTCATGGGGTATGTAATGCAATGTTATTATCGGTAGTTGAAGAAGAAAATGCTAAACATGCGCCAGAAAAATTTAGAGTTATCGCAGAAACAATCGGATTAGAGACTAAAAATAAAACGGATCAAGAGTGTGTTGATTATGTGATAAAACGAATTAAAGATTTGGCACAAGAGGTAGGTATTCCTAAATCTTTAAAAGAAATTGGTGTTGATAATCCAGATTTTGAATTATTGGCTGAAAATTCGATGAAAGATGCTTGTGCCGGAGCAAATCCAGTATTTTTTGATAAACAAAAATTGATTGAGTTATTTAAGAAAATAGCTTAA
- a CDS encoding IclR family transcriptional regulator, with the protein MPNIQTLVPALDKIVRICDYLDNHRGATFSQIFQDLNLPKSSTSTLLNALVMHGILRQDQNKYYLGLKLHEWGDKSLEQFDITKIAEPLMIKLRDKTNLTCHLGVLDGLYSVYIAKIENDQAIGIRTWIGKKLPLHSSGIGKALIAWLPDEKIDQLIPEDKLIKYTDTTITSKKQLKKELAKIRSQGWAYDNQEDVQGVHCIAAPIFNKNNEPIAAISISGVLFQLPVDKIDKYSQLVRDACQKLTDKF; encoded by the coding sequence ATGCCAAATATTCAGACACTTGTACCAGCATTAGATAAAATTGTCCGTATTTGTGATTATTTAGATAATCACCGAGGGGCTACTTTTAGTCAAATATTTCAGGATCTCAATTTACCTAAAAGCAGTACATCAACACTATTAAATGCCTTAGTTATGCATGGTATTTTGCGACAAGATCAAAATAAGTATTATCTTGGGTTAAAATTACATGAATGGGGAGATAAATCCTTAGAACAGTTTGATATCACTAAAATAGCCGAACCATTAATGATTAAACTGAGAGATAAAACCAACTTGACCTGCCATTTAGGTGTTCTTGACGGTCTTTATTCTGTTTACATTGCTAAAATTGAAAATGATCAGGCTATTGGTATTCGTACTTGGATTGGTAAAAAATTGCCTTTACATAGCTCTGGTATTGGTAAAGCATTAATAGCTTGGTTACCAGACGAAAAAATTGATCAACTTATTCCCGAAGACAAATTAATCAAATATACCGACACAACAATAACCAGCAAGAAACAGTTAAAAAAAGAGCTTGCAAAAATTAGGTCTCAAGGTTGGGCTTATGATAATCAGGAAGATGTTCAAGGTGTTCATTGTATCGCTGCACCAATCTTCAATAAAAATAACGAACCCATCGCCGCTATTAGTATTTCGGGTGTTCTTTTTCAACTACCTGTGGATAAAATTGATAAATATTCACAATTAGTACGTGATGCATGCCAAAAATTGACGGATAAGTTTTAA
- the pgi gene encoding glucose-6-phosphate isomerase — MLKSIDPTSTSSWKSLQASYQKHHNKTIAEILKDEPKRVEKLSIPFEDEFLVDFSKNRLTQETLEILYQLVDECDLGGAIKAMYSGEKINRTEDRAVLHVALRNVSNTPIYVDGKNVMDDVNAVLAKMESFSKKVISGEWKGYTGKAITDVVNIGIGGSDLGPHMITEALRPYKNHLTMHFVSNVDGTHIVEALKDLNPETTLFLVASKTFTTQETMTNAQTARQWLLDAAKDDKAVALHFVALSTNTKEVEKFGIDTANMFEFWDWVGGRYSSWSAIGLSIVLSIGFENFKQFLAGGHAMDKHFQTAPVEKNIPTLLALIGLWYNNFCGAETEAILPYDQYMHRFAAYFQQGNMESNGKSVDRNGNKTTYTTGPIIWGEPGTNGQHAFYQLIHQGTKLIPCDFIAPAISHNPVGDHHPKLLSNFFAQTEALAFGKTEQQVEQEFLAAGKSLDEVKSIIPFKVFAGNKPTNSILVKKITPYALGALVAMYEHKIFTQGVILNIFSFDQWGVELGKQLAGRILPELADDKPVSSHDDSTNNLINQYKKWR; from the coding sequence ATGTTAAAATCAATAGATCCAACCTCTACATCTTCTTGGAAATCCCTTCAAGCTAGTTATCAAAAACATCATAATAAAACTATAGCCGAAATATTAAAAGACGAGCCCAAGCGCGTCGAAAAACTGAGTATTCCGTTTGAGGATGAGTTTTTGGTTGATTTTTCAAAAAACCGTTTAACGCAAGAAACATTAGAAATTCTTTATCAGCTTGTGGATGAGTGTGATTTAGGTGGCGCAATTAAAGCGATGTATAGTGGTGAAAAAATTAATCGCACAGAAGATCGAGCCGTGTTACACGTTGCACTTCGTAATGTATCTAATACTCCAATTTATGTTGATGGCAAAAATGTCATGGATGATGTCAATGCAGTGCTTGCTAAGATGGAGTCCTTTAGTAAAAAAGTGATTAGCGGTGAATGGAAAGGTTATACCGGCAAGGCTATCACCGATGTTGTTAATATCGGCATTGGTGGTTCAGATTTAGGCCCTCACATGATTACTGAAGCTCTTCGACCTTATAAAAACCATTTAACGATGCACTTTGTATCTAATGTTGATGGCACTCATATTGTAGAAGCATTAAAAGATCTTAATCCAGAAACAACACTCTTTTTAGTTGCGTCGAAAACTTTTACAACTCAAGAAACGATGACTAATGCTCAAACTGCCCGTCAATGGTTACTTGATGCAGCTAAAGATGATAAAGCAGTAGCACTGCATTTTGTTGCATTATCAACTAATACTAAAGAAGTGGAAAAGTTTGGTATTGATACTGCTAATATGTTTGAATTTTGGGATTGGGTTGGTGGTCGCTATTCGTCTTGGTCGGCAATTGGTTTATCAATCGTTCTTTCCATTGGCTTTGAAAACTTTAAACAGTTTTTAGCAGGTGGCCATGCAATGGATAAACACTTCCAAACAGCGCCGGTTGAGAAAAATATTCCAACATTACTTGCGTTAATTGGTCTTTGGTACAATAACTTCTGTGGCGCAGAAACTGAAGCAATTTTACCTTATGATCAATATATGCATCGTTTTGCTGCTTATTTCCAACAAGGTAATATGGAATCAAATGGTAAAAGCGTTGATCGTAATGGTAATAAAACGACTTATACTACTGGACCTATTATTTGGGGTGAGCCTGGTACTAATGGCCAACATGCCTTCTATCAATTGATTCATCAAGGTACTAAACTGATTCCTTGTGATTTTATTGCACCAGCAATTAGCCATAATCCGGTTGGAGATCATCATCCTAAATTACTTTCAAATTTCTTTGCACAAACTGAAGCTTTAGCTTTTGGTAAAACCGAACAACAGGTAGAACAAGAATTCCTTGCGGCTGGTAAAAGCCTTGATGAAGTTAAATCTATTATTCCTTTTAAAGTTTTTGCTGGTAATAAGCCAACCAACTCTATTTTAGTCAAAAAAATCACACCTTATGCATTAGGTGCATTAGTTGCTATGTATGAACACAAAATCTTCACGCAAGGTGTTATTCTTAATATCTTTAGTTTTGATCAATGGGGGGTTGAACTCGGTAAACAGCTAGCTGGTCGTATTTTACCTGAATTAGCCGATGATAAACCTGTAAGTTCTCATGATGATTCAACTAACAACTTAATCAATCAATACAAGAAATGGCGTTAG
- the crr gene encoding PTS glucose transporter subunit IIA has protein sequence MGLFDKIKQFVSDDNKNSIEIIAPLSGEIVKIEDVPDVVFAEKIVGDGVAIKPSGNKIVAPLNGKIGKIFETNHAFAIESDEGIELFVHFGIDTVELKGEGFTRVAEEGQQVKIGDTIIEIDLPLLESKAKSVLTPVVISNMETVVELTKLTGSVEAGKTPIMRVKK, from the coding sequence ATGGGTCTATTTGATAAAATAAAACAGTTTGTCTCTGACGATAACAAAAATAGCATTGAAATTATTGCACCTCTTAGTGGAGAGATCGTTAAAATCGAAGATGTTCCTGATGTTGTTTTTGCTGAAAAAATCGTTGGTGATGGCGTTGCAATTAAACCATCTGGCAACAAAATTGTCGCACCATTAAATGGTAAAATTGGCAAAATTTTTGAAACCAATCATGCTTTTGCGATTGAGTCAGATGAAGGTATTGAACTTTTTGTTCATTTTGGTATAGATACCGTTGAACTAAAAGGAGAAGGTTTTACTCGTGTTGCTGAAGAAGGACAACAAGTTAAAATTGGCGATACCATCATTGAAATTGATCTACCTTTACTTGAAAGTAAAGCCAAATCAGTTTTAACTCCTGTTGTAATTTCAAATATGGAAACAGTAGTTGAACTAACCAAACTAACTGGTTCTGTTGAAGCAGGTAAAACGCCAATTATGCGTGTTAAAAAATAA
- the ptsI gene encoding phosphoenolpyruvate-protein phosphotransferase PtsI: MVSGILVSPGIAFAKALLLKEEPIVINNRQILDNKIDAEIERFKEARQKSSEQLNAIMERAKTTLGEDKAAIFEGHIMLLEDEDLEQEVISRIQSKHSSADAAVQSVFETQAKELENLDDEYLKERAADIRDIGKRLLKNILGIEIVDLSAISQPCILVATDLTPSETAQLNLDMVLGFITDAGGRTSHTSIMARSLEIPAIVGTSNATQAIKQGDFVILDAINNAIYINPDHTTEEKLKQVQTKYIADKEELAKLKDLPAVTLDGHQVEICANIGTVRDIAGADRNGYEGVGLYRTEFLFMDRDAYPNEEEQFKAYKEVAESTNGLSIIVRTMDIGGDKDVPYMHLPKEENPFLGWRAIRICLDRKEILHAQLRAILRASAFGKLRIMFPMIISVEEIRILKSEINILKEQLTAEGKAFDKEIEIGVMIETPAAAVIARHLAKEVDFFSIGTNDLTQYTLAVDRGNELISHLYNPFSPSVLTLIKNVIDASHKEGKWTGMCGELAGDERATILLLGMGLDEFSMSAVSIPKIKKLIRNTNYEEAKKFAETALEKATAKEITDLIEKYTAEKQIC; encoded by the coding sequence ATGGTATCAGGTATACTTGTTTCCCCAGGTATCGCTTTTGCAAAAGCGCTATTATTAAAAGAAGAACCTATTGTAATTAATAATAGGCAAATTCTTGATAACAAAATTGACGCTGAAATCGAGCGCTTTAAAGAAGCGCGTCAAAAATCAAGCGAACAGCTAAATGCTATTATGGAGAGAGCAAAGACCACATTAGGTGAAGATAAAGCTGCCATTTTTGAAGGTCACATAATGCTTCTTGAAGATGAAGATCTTGAACAAGAAGTTATCTCTCGTATCCAAAGTAAACACTCAAGTGCTGATGCTGCCGTTCAATCTGTATTTGAAACGCAAGCAAAAGAGTTAGAAAACTTAGATGACGAATATTTAAAAGAACGTGCTGCAGATATCCGTGATATTGGCAAACGTCTATTGAAAAACATTCTCGGTATTGAAATTGTTGATTTAAGTGCTATTAGCCAACCATGTATCCTAGTTGCAACTGATTTAACACCATCAGAAACTGCACAATTAAATTTAGATATGGTATTAGGCTTTATCACTGATGCAGGTGGCCGTACGTCACATACCTCAATCATGGCTCGTTCATTAGAAATTCCAGCAATTGTTGGTACATCTAATGCAACACAAGCAATCAAACAAGGTGATTTTGTTATTTTAGATGCGATTAACAATGCAATCTATATTAATCCTGATCACACAACTGAAGAAAAATTAAAACAAGTTCAAACAAAATATATTGCTGACAAAGAAGAATTAGCAAAATTAAAAGATTTACCTGCGGTAACTCTTGATGGTCACCAAGTGGAAATTTGTGCCAATATCGGTACGGTACGTGATATTGCCGGTGCGGATCGCAATGGCTATGAAGGTGTTGGCCTTTATCGTACTGAGTTCTTATTTATGGATCGTGATGCGTATCCTAATGAAGAAGAACAATTCAAAGCATATAAAGAAGTTGCCGAATCAACTAATGGCTTATCAATTATTGTTCGTACCATGGATATTGGTGGTGACAAAGATGTACCTTATATGCATTTACCAAAAGAAGAAAACCCATTCTTAGGTTGGCGTGCAATCCGTATCTGTTTAGATCGTAAAGAGATATTACATGCACAATTACGCGCAATTCTACGTGCTTCAGCCTTTGGTAAATTACGTATCATGTTCCCAATGATTATTTCAGTTGAAGAAATTCGTATCTTAAAATCTGAAATCAACATTCTTAAAGAACAATTAACCGCCGAAGGTAAAGCGTTTGATAAAGAAATTGAAATTGGTGTTATGATCGAAACACCTGCAGCAGCAGTTATTGCTCGTCACTTAGCTAAAGAAGTTGACTTCTTCAGTATTGGTACTAACGATTTAACCCAATATACACTTGCTGTTGACCGTGGTAATGAGCTTATCTCACATCTTTATAATCCGTTTTCACCATCAGTGTTAACATTAATTAAAAATGTCATTGATGCTTCTCATAAAGAAGGCAAATGGACAGGAATGTGTGGTGAACTTGCTGGTGATGAAAGAGCAACTATCCTATTATTAGGTATGGGACTTGATGAGTTTAGTATGAGTGCTGTATCAATTCCTAAAATCAAAAAATTAATTCGTAATACCAATTACGAAGAAGCGAAAAAATTTGCTGAAACTGCACTAGAAAAAGCAACCGCTAAAGAAATAACTGATTTAATTGAAAAATATACTGCTGAAAAGCAAATTTGTTAG
- the ptsH gene encoding phosphocarrier protein Hpr, whose amino-acid sequence MYKQDVTITASNGLHTRPAAQFVKEAKNFNAEITVTSNGKSASAKSLFKLQTLGLTQGTTITISAEGEDEKEAVTHLVKLIPELE is encoded by the coding sequence ATGTACAAACAAGATGTAACCATTACTGCATCGAATGGCCTTCATACTCGCCCTGCTGCGCAATTTGTAAAAGAAGCAAAAAACTTTAATGCTGAAATTACTGTCACATCAAACGGAAAAAGTGCTAGCGCTAAAAGCTTATTCAAATTACAAACATTAGGCTTAACTCAAGGCACAACGATTACTATTTCAGCCGAAGGTGAAGATGAAAAAGAAGCAGTAACTCATTTAGTAAAATTAATTCCTGAATTGGAATAA